A genomic stretch from Schistosoma haematobium chromosome 2, whole genome shotgun sequence includes:
- a CDS encoding hypothetical protein (EggNog:ENOG4103GXN~COG:O~MEROPS:MER0063684~SECRETED:SignalP(1-20)), with amino-acid sequence MNLKIYLFIPLVIIFGTVHSKTHPKTPDEICALPLKKGYCLQNIPRFYYNSLENKCLPFIYKGCGGNENRFKTKEACESMCMKKTTMKSINNQSRTTSSWQKVNETTTRIINLTKSTLQKK; translated from the exons TCTGGTGATTATTTTCGGAACTGTCCATTCTAAAACTCATCCAA AAACTCCAGATGAAATATGTGCTTTACCATTGAAAAAAGGTTATTGTCTACAAAATATACCACGTTTCTATTATAATTCACTTGAAAATAAATGTCTACCATTCATTTATAAAGGATGTGGTGGAAATGAAAATAGATTTAAAACTAAAGAAGCCTGTGAAAGTATGTGTATGAAAAAGACAACAATGAAATCTATAAATAATCAATCAAGAACAACATCATCATGGCAAAAAGTTAATGAGACAACGACACGAATCATTAATTTAACAAAATCAACTTTACAGAAAAAATAG